A window from Physeter macrocephalus isolate SW-GA chromosome 11, ASM283717v5, whole genome shotgun sequence encodes these proteins:
- the ZNF438 gene encoding zinc finger protein 438, which translates to MQIVIQVKDIIMQSALSVPPKDQGKISHARETGNVRLTRKKSESPGKTARAGESNSPPGTIQGGKGLQGKSQFRTIAPKLAPQVLAPRVPTGPAPSLSDHAHPGPCLGSKALGMPPQNYALMQVAGQEGTFSLVALPHVASAQPLQKPRLPLPKNLKLPIPRYQRPGHSRGARKKPGLSSSDRGCSQAPAQTQAAPPLPEHPGAPHEPGPPTPALAPGQAPASPAGGGGHGDPGPPGTSDHGARGPPAAPALCTPEDPSAERGPPKSSGRADVAGKKPSGKAAVARGGLGGQVALAGAAARVSPGVTGNAVQVVSSIPRGKLPILPYSRARASQVYRGGAAVNVADVSLPGLRAAGDETSSVPEGFCSAPQVADRGPAPQASRQSPCDRACCPATKADLNHKTKPNGGAAKRRGRKRKVPDDLPTFQGKRRKCAISKCKDGKERAKADPQEPRDQKPGAVKKYRSIMPKPVLVLPALAPLASPAATLQPPAPGSRGRASFNRSLAAPKHPGCRQDDGPSPKPGSAFRNGLSGLKKPWHGCPVCEHAFQPKQHLRERASTHGDSRPYSCRLCRKAYVRPGSLSAHVRLHHGDSRPRRLVCCELCAKVFGHVRVYLGHLKGVHGVAVCTEPSPCEPQPGDLLRTGEQTARGVEGPADRETKSSLEEDLPNQADEVKFQVRCGRRQIAAPSSAEIKFHLLYAHGEEIQGQLQEETSPSPGSRGAQGELVQQAAPFWKHPERRKQLKHRPLDGELCAVPRLKKQLYLRHQNDVEILAKHEGAQPGPSEPGGHPQGPEGPGPDAALCLPRPGFNCVLCAQTLGRKEELLLHWGEQHRCEDPPKLWPILSALSSQGALEPPANRK; encoded by the exons GCAAATTGTTATTCAAGTCAAAGACATCATAATGCAGAGTGCTTTATCAGTACCACCAAAAGATCAAGGTAAGATAAGCCATGCCAGGGAAACCGGTAATGTGCGT CTGACTCGGAAGAAGTCGGAATCTCCTGGAAAGACAGCACGTGCAG GTGAATCAAACAGCCCTCCTGGAACGATTCAGGGTGGGAAGGGTCTGCAGGGTAAGAGTCAGTTTAGAACCATCGCTCCAAAACTTGCGCCCCAAGTCCTGGCGCCCCGAGTGCCCACGGGCCCGGCGCCCTCCCTCTCTGACCACGCGCATCCAGGCCCCTGCCTCGGCTCGAAGGCCCTGGGGATGCCCCCCCAGAATTACGCGCTGATGCAGGTGGCCGGCCAGGAAGGGACCTTCTCTCTCGTCGCTCTGCCACACGTCGCCTCGGCTCAGCCACTCCAGAAACCCAGGCTGCCTCTGCCCAAGAACCTGAAGCTGCCCATCCCCCGGTACCAACGCCCAGGACACAGCAGAGGAGCCAGAAAGAAACCGGGGCTCAGCTCCTCCGACAGGGGCTGTAGCCAAGCTCCCGCCCAAACCCAAGCGGCCCCGCCCCTGCCTGAGCATCCCGGGGCCCCGCACGAGCCCGGCCCACCCACGCCGGCGCTGGCACCCGGCCAGGCCCCGGCCTCGCCGGCCGGTGGGGGTGGCCATGGAGACCCTGGGCCCCCAGGGACCAGCGACCACGGCGCGCGCGGCCCTCCCGCCGCCCCAGCGCTGTGCACACCGGAGGACCCCTCTGCCGAGCGGGGCCCCCCGAAGAGTTCGGGGAGGGCGGACGTTGCAGGCAAGAAGCCCTCCGGGAAGGCTGCCGTGGCCAGGGGAGGACTTGGAGGACAGGTCGCCCTTGCCGGAGCCGCGGCCCGTGTGTCGCCAGGCGTTACTGGAAACGCGGTTCAGGTGGTCTCTTCCATCCCCAGAGGCAAACTGCCCATCCTGCCCTACTCGAGAGCGAGGGCGTCGCAAGTTTACAGAGGCGGAGCAGCTGTGAACGTTGCCGATGTTTCTCTCCCGGGGCTCAGGGCAGCCGGTGATGAGACCTCTTCCGTCCCGGAAGGCTTCTGTTCGGCCCCCCAGGTGGCCGACAGGGGACCTGCCCCGCAGGCGTCGAGGCAGAGCCCCTGCGACAGGGCCTGCTGTCCGGCCACCAAAGCCGACCtcaaccacaaaacaaaaccgaACGGCGGGGCAgccaagagaagaggaagaaaacggAAGGTCCCGGATGACCTTCCGACATTTCAGGGTAAAAGGAGGAAATGTGCCATTAGTAAGTGTAAAGATGGCAAAGAAAGAGCCAAAGCCGACCCCCAAGAACCCAGGGACCAAAAACCTGGGGCCGTGAAGAAATACCGTAGCATCATGCCCAAACCTGTCCTGGTCCTGCCGGCCCTGGCTCCCCTGGCCTCGCCCGCGGCCACGTTACAGCCCCCCGCGCCCGGCAGCCGGGGGCGCGCGTCGTTCAATCGCTCCCTCGCCGCCCCCAAGCATCCGGGCTGCAGGCAGGACGACGGCCCCTCCCCGAAGCCCGGCTCGGCCTTCAGAAATGGGCTCTCCGGCCTCAAGAAGCCTTGGCACGGATGCCCCGTGTGCGAGCACGCCTTCCAGCCCAAGCAGCACCTCCGCGAGCGCGCCAGCACGCACGGCGACAGCCGGCCCTACAGCTGCCGGCTCTGCCGCAAAGCCTACGTGCGGCCGGGCAGCCTGAGCGCACACGTGCGGCTGCATCACGGCGACTCCCGGCCCAGGAGGCTCGTGTGCTGCGAACTCTGCGCGAAGGTGTTCGGCCACGTCAGAGTCTACCTCGGCCACCTGAAGGGGGTGCACGGGGTGGCCGTCTGCACCGAGCCCTCCCCCTGCG AGCCGCAGCCGGGGGACCTGCTGAGGACCGGGGAGCAGACTGCCCGAGGGGTGGAAGGACCGGCGGACAG GGAGACCAAGTCCAGCCTGGAAGAAGACCTTCCAAACCAGGCTGATGAGGTCAAATTCCAGGTCAGATGTGGCCGCCGTCAGATCGCTGCCCCGTCTTCTGCTGAAATCAAGTTCCACCTGCTTTACGCTCATGGCGAGGAAATCCAGGGCCAGTTGCAAGAGGAGACCTCACCCTCCCCGGGAAGCAGGGGAGCTCAGGGAGAACTGGTTCAACAGGCTGCTCCTTTCTGGAAACATCCTGAGAGAAGAAAGCAGCTTAAGCACCGTCCCTTGGACGGGGAACTCTGTGCAGTCCCCAGATTGAAAAAGCAACTCTACCTCCGTCATCAGAATGATGTGGAGATACTGGCGAAACATGAAGGAGCCCAGCCAGGACCCAGTGAGCCCGGAGGACACCCCCAGGGCCCCGAGGGTCCCGGCCCCGACGCGGCCCTCTGCCTGCCCCGGCCTGGCTTTAACTGCGTCCTTTGTGCACAGAcgctgggaaggaaggaagagctgCTCCTGCACTGGGGAGAGCAGCACAGGTGCGAGGACCCTCCGAAACTCTGGCCGATTCTCAGCGCGCTCTCCAGCCAGGGGGCCCTCGAACCTCCAGCGAACCGGAAATGA